In Aliarcobacter faecis, a genomic segment contains:
- the nuoL gene encoding NADH-quinone oxidoreductase subunit L, producing the protein MEKFLYIALFAPLIASLISAIFAFFKPLRIIGYFNSLLIFISMLCSFYLFSYIYENNFAVEIVLFDWIVIGNLDLAFSFILDHISAVMLLVVTIVSTMVHFYSIWYMSEDIGFNRFFSYLSLFVFSMLVLILADNFAVLFIGWEGVGVCSYLLIGFYYKKRKASASANEAFIVNRIGDMGLMIAMFLIYWNIGSLNFDIVFKTISYLDNSTTLLIGIFLFIGAMGKSAQFPLHTWLANAMEGPTPVSALIHAATMVTAGVYLIIRCNEIYLLIPNLGLIIAYLGSFVAIFAASMALVNNDLKRIIAYSTLSQLGYMFVAAGIGAYSIALFHLFTHAFFKSALFLGAGNVMHATNGNLDIRKMGNLYPKMKLTALIMIISSLALSGIFPLAGFFSKDKILESVYSQNYLILYTTLLITAFLTAFYSFRLIMRVFFVKANYEETNSSIHDAKKLALISISPLLFLAIVSGWFEKSFEEFTTRVLPTFTINLNYEVVWLLILIASFISIFGILLATFKYKKEERKEKEVGFLQNILLKEYYIPKIYKEVLVKPYYRFSKFINIYIETKLIDNTIDKIAYFAYDLGAKLRPIQSGNLSTSLRLMVFGLLVALIFIIVLLVY; encoded by the coding sequence ATGGAGAAATTCTTATATATAGCTCTTTTTGCTCCTTTAATAGCTAGTTTAATATCAGCTATTTTTGCATTTTTTAAACCTTTAAGAATTATTGGCTATTTTAACTCTTTACTTATTTTTATCTCTATGCTTTGTAGTTTTTATCTTTTCTCTTATATTTATGAAAATAATTTTGCTGTAGAGATAGTTCTATTCGATTGGATAGTAATTGGAAATTTAGATTTAGCTTTCTCTTTTATTTTAGACCATATTAGTGCTGTTATGCTTTTAGTGGTTACCATAGTTTCTACAATGGTTCATTTTTACTCTATTTGGTATATGAGTGAAGATATTGGATTTAATAGATTTTTTAGCTATTTATCACTTTTTGTTTTTTCAATGCTAGTTTTAATTTTAGCTGATAACTTTGCTGTTTTATTTATAGGTTGGGAAGGTGTTGGTGTTTGTTCATATCTTTTAATAGGGTTTTATTATAAAAAAAGAAAAGCTTCAGCTTCTGCAAATGAGGCATTTATTGTAAATAGAATTGGGGATATGGGTTTAATGATTGCTATGTTTTTAATCTATTGGAATATAGGAAGCCTAAATTTCGATATAGTTTTTAAAACTATTTCATATTTAGATAATAGCACCACTTTATTAATAGGTATTTTTCTTTTTATTGGAGCTATGGGAAAATCTGCTCAATTCCCACTACATACTTGGCTTGCAAATGCGATGGAAGGACCAACTCCTGTTTCTGCTTTGATTCATGCAGCAACAATGGTTACAGCGGGAGTTTACTTAATAATTAGATGTAATGAAATATATCTTTTAATTCCAAATCTAGGTCTAATAATTGCTTATTTAGGCTCTTTTGTTGCAATTTTTGCAGCTTCTATGGCTTTAGTAAATAATGATTTAAAACGAATAATTGCTTATTCAACTCTATCTCAATTAGGATATATGTTTGTTGCAGCTGGAATTGGGGCTTATAGTATTGCCCTATTTCATCTATTTACTCACGCATTCTTTAAATCAGCTCTATTTTTAGGAGCAGGGAATGTAATGCATGCAACAAATGGTAATTTAGATATTAGGAAAATGGGAAATTTATATCCAAAAATGAAGCTAACTGCTCTTATTATGATTATCTCTTCCTTAGCTTTAAGTGGTATTTTTCCTCTTGCTGGTTTTTTCTCAAAAGATAAAATTTTAGAGAGTGTTTATAGTCAAAATTACCTAATTTTATATACAACTTTACTAATAACTGCCTTTTTAACAGCCTTTTACTCTTTTAGACTTATTATGAGGGTATTTTTTGTAAAAGCAAACTATGAGGAAACAAACTCTTCTATTCACGATGCAAAAAAATTAGCATTAATCTCTATATCTCCTTTATTATTTTTAGCAATAGTTTCAGGTTGGTTTGAAAAAAGTTTTGAAGAGTTTACAACAAGAGTTCTTCCAACATTTACAATAAATCTAAACTATGAAGTTGTTTGGCTTCTAATTTTAATAGCTAGTTTTATATCTATTTTTGGAATCTTACTTGCAACTTTCAAGTATAAAAAAGAGGAAAGAAAAGAGAAAGAAGTAGGATTTCTACAAAATATTTTACTAAAAGAGTATTACATTCCAAAGATTTATAAAGAAGTTTTAGTAAAACCATATTATAGATTTTCAAAATTTATCAATATCTATATTGAGACAAAATTAATAGATAATACTATAGATAAAATTGCTTATTTTGCTTATGATTTAGGAGCAAAACTAAGACCTATTCAATCTGGAAATTTATCAACATCATTAAGACTTATGGTATTTGGACTTTTAGTAGCCCTTATATTTATCATAGTTTTATTAGTTTATTAA
- the nuoH gene encoding NADH-quinone oxidoreductase subunit NuoH: protein MEAIIIETLIKIFVVLAVFSFLAGFTTYIERKILAFFQRRVGPNLVGPYGLFQLIADGIKLFTKEDVVPSNANKTIFMIAPLITVSTAFIAMSAVPFLPEFTIFSYTIKPIISDINVGLLFVLAVSSAGHYGALLGGMSSASKWALLGGARTTIQLLSYEVVSGLALISPLMLVGSLSLIDINNFQSEGVFSWLIFSQPLAFILFVISGFAQTNRTPFDLLEHEAELVSGYATEYSGLRWGMFFIGEYANLYTISFLIALIFLGGFNPLWFIPGGIAIVLKVMFLIFVFLWTRATWPHIRPDQLMWLCWKILMPLAFLNILITGFALMF, encoded by the coding sequence ATGGAAGCAATAATCATTGAAACTCTTATAAAAATCTTTGTAGTTCTTGCTGTTTTTAGCTTTCTTGCAGGTTTTACAACATATATTGAAAGAAAAATTCTAGCATTTTTTCAACGAAGAGTTGGACCAAATCTTGTAGGTCCTTATGGGCTTTTTCAGCTTATTGCAGATGGAATAAAACTCTTTACAAAAGAGGATGTCGTACCTTCTAATGCAAATAAAACTATCTTTATGATAGCTCCACTAATTACAGTTAGTACAGCTTTTATAGCAATGAGTGCTGTACCATTTTTACCAGAGTTTACAATATTCTCATATACAATAAAACCAATAATTAGTGATATTAATGTAGGACTTCTATTTGTTTTAGCAGTCTCTTCAGCTGGACACTATGGAGCACTACTTGGAGGAATGAGTAGTGCTTCAAAATGGGCATTACTTGGAGGAGCTAGAACAACAATTCAACTTTTATCTTATGAAGTTGTATCTGGACTTGCACTAATTTCTCCTCTTATGCTAGTAGGAAGTCTATCATTAATTGATATAAACAATTTTCAAAGTGAAGGAGTTTTCTCATGGCTAATTTTTTCTCAACCTTTAGCTTTTATTCTTTTTGTAATCTCTGGATTTGCTCAAACAAATAGAACTCCTTTTGATTTATTAGAACATGAAGCTGAGTTGGTTTCAGGATATGCAACAGAGTATTCAGGACTTAGATGGGGAATGTTTTTTATAGGTGAATATGCAAATTTATATACAATTTCATTTTTAATAGCACTTATTTTTTTAGGTGGATTTAATCCTCTTTGGTTTATACCTGGTGGTATTGCAATAGTTTTAAAAGTTATGTTTTTAATCTTTGTTTTTTTATGGACAAGAGCAACTTGGCCACATATTAGACCTGATCAATTAATGTGGCTTTGTTGGAAAATTTTAATGCCTTTAGCATTCTTAAATATTTTGATTACGGGCTTTGCCCTTATGTTTTAG
- the nuoN gene encoding NADH-quinone oxidoreductase subunit NuoN has protein sequence MNEINISLESLNLNSIAPMAIAIIGALSIILTDIFNKNLHKSLYVFLVVLFLVFDLFTLIAFNSEQRGVFDLILLDGVAILSQIIIILSAIIFIFFAMSKLRFQEYRMAEYFALYLFIIASFQFMVSSDSLILIFIALESSSLALYVLIAMHNKMASLEASLKYFTMGAIGGACFVFACMLLYTVTGSLELDSIATILTTENFLSKDNFSNYILVLTAFCFMLVSLGFKLSLFPFHIWVPDVYQGSTSVMAGFLSIVPKMAVFIVALRFFEIFIQVNDQIINALLYTIVVLTMTIPNLIALHQTDVKRMLAYSSIANTGMAMATLVIATHQAAVTLFLYWILFAITNIGAFGMLWVNRGKGYTDYTSPYHFKHFSGFVKVSPATAIILGMFLFSLAGLPPFSLFWAKMYLIGSAINANEIALAIIIVINSVIAAFYYLRPVGAMFLKDPDEFTKKEFMSNATNVTKSIIALVVILSIISILLVEPLLNIIEHYLKDTIF, from the coding sequence ATGAATGAGATTAATATTAGTTTAGAATCTTTAAATCTAAATTCAATTGCTCCTATGGCAATAGCTATTATTGGTGCATTAAGTATTATTCTAACAGATATTTTTAATAAAAATCTACATAAATCTTTATATGTTTTTTTGGTAGTTCTCTTTTTAGTATTTGACCTTTTTACTCTTATAGCTTTTAATAGTGAACAAAGAGGAGTCTTTGATTTGATACTTCTTGATGGAGTAGCAATTTTATCTCAAATAATTATTATTTTAAGTGCGATTATATTTATATTTTTTGCTATGTCAAAACTTAGATTTCAAGAATATAGAATGGCTGAATATTTTGCACTTTATCTATTTATAATTGCCTCTTTTCAATTTATGGTTAGTAGTGACTCTCTAATCTTAATATTTATTGCTCTTGAGAGTTCATCTTTAGCACTTTATGTCTTAATAGCAATGCACAATAAAATGGCTAGTTTAGAAGCTAGCTTAAAATATTTTACAATGGGAGCAATTGGTGGTGCTTGTTTTGTATTTGCTTGTATGCTTTTATACACTGTTACAGGTTCTCTTGAACTTGATAGTATTGCAACCATTCTTACAACAGAAAATTTTTTAAGTAAAGATAATTTTTCAAACTATATTTTAGTTTTAACTGCATTTTGTTTTATGTTAGTATCTTTAGGATTTAAACTCTCTCTTTTCCCATTTCATATCTGGGTTCCTGATGTTTATCAAGGTTCAACTTCAGTTATGGCTGGATTTTTATCTATTGTTCCTAAAATGGCTGTTTTTATTGTAGCTTTAAGGTTTTTTGAAATATTTATACAAGTAAATGACCAAATTATAAATGCCCTACTTTATACTATTGTAGTTTTAACTATGACTATTCCAAATTTAATAGCCCTTCACCAAACTGATGTAAAAAGAATGCTTGCATACTCATCTATTGCAAATACAGGAATGGCAATGGCTACTTTAGTAATAGCAACTCATCAAGCAGCAGTTACACTTTTCTTATATTGGATACTTTTTGCAATTACAAATATCGGTGCTTTTGGAATGCTTTGGGTAAATAGAGGAAAAGGCTACACAGATTATACCTCTCCATATCACTTCAAACACTTTAGTGGTTTTGTAAAGGTATCTCCTGCAACTGCAATTATTTTAGGAATGTTTCTATTTTCTCTTGCTGGACTTCCACCATTTTCACTATTTTGGGCAAAAATGTATCTAATTGGAAGTGCAATAAATGCAAATGAAATAGCTTTAGCAATTATTATTGTAATAAACTCTGTAATTGCAGCATTTTACTATCTAAGACCTGTTGGAGCAATGTTTTTAAAAGACCCAGATGAATTTACAAAAAAAGAGTTTATGAGCAATGCAACAAATGTTACAAAGTCAATAATAGCTCTTGTTGTAATACTTTCAATAATCTCAATTTTATTAGTTGAACCACTTTTAAATATAATTGAACACTATTTAAAGGATACTATATTTTAA
- a CDS encoding NADH-quinone oxidoreductase subunit M, whose translation MEHILTMLIFFPAVAAILGFLIEKESMRQFAIVVTFVEFVLSIILYYNFDISSADVQFMVNIPIISSYGINYLIGVDGISLFLIIMVTFMTMIAVIGLTEKRDVKNLIITMLFLEMTMVGVFAAFDVILFYIFWELTIIPMFYIIGFWGYNKRLYAAVKFFLYTFTGSLIMLIGILYFGYVYYQTTGVWSFALYDWMNINLPFDLQLWLFIAFFFGFAVKMPMFPFHTWLPLAHGQAPTIGSIVLAAILLKMETYGFIRFSLGLFPDASVYFVPLLATLGIIAIIYAAMIAYAQEDMKQLIAYSSISHMGIITIGVFALNVEGISGAVFLMIGHGIVSGALFMCVGLLYDKTGTKLIKNFGGLANNMPLFASFYLIVLMASIGLPLTVGFVGEFLSILGFFKYSPILASITVLTIVLSAIYMLNMYKQTFFGRLKKINLNLKDIYGRELVALGSLVIIILYLGIYPKIILDPLNVSVTNHLQIMQNKAIKIETKDKLDELNSIKGAPNE comes from the coding sequence ATGGAACATATTTTAACAATGCTTATATTTTTTCCAGCAGTTGCAGCAATTTTAGGATTTTTAATAGAAAAAGAGTCTATGAGACAATTTGCAATAGTGGTTACTTTTGTTGAATTTGTTTTATCTATTATTTTATACTATAACTTTGATATATCTAGTGCTGATGTCCAATTTATGGTAAATATCCCAATAATTAGCTCTTATGGAATAAACTATTTAATAGGTGTTGATGGAATTTCTCTCTTTTTAATAATTATGGTTACTTTTATGACAATGATTGCAGTTATAGGATTAACTGAAAAAAGAGATGTAAAAAACCTCATCATTACAATGCTATTTTTAGAAATGACAATGGTTGGAGTTTTTGCAGCATTTGATGTAATTCTATTTTATATATTTTGGGAACTTACTATTATTCCAATGTTTTATATTATTGGGTTTTGGGGATATAATAAAAGACTTTATGCAGCTGTTAAATTCTTTTTATATACCTTTACAGGTTCACTAATAATGCTTATTGGAATACTATATTTTGGATATGTATATTATCAAACAACTGGGGTTTGGAGTTTTGCTTTATATGATTGGATGAATATAAATCTACCTTTTGATTTACAACTATGGCTATTTATCGCTTTTTTCTTTGGATTTGCTGTAAAGATGCCAATGTTTCCATTTCATACATGGTTACCTTTAGCACATGGTCAAGCTCCAACTATTGGTTCTATTGTTTTAGCAGCAATTTTATTAAAAATGGAAACTTATGGATTTATAAGATTCTCTTTAGGACTTTTTCCCGATGCTAGTGTATATTTTGTACCACTTCTTGCAACTTTAGGGATAATTGCAATTATTTATGCTGCTATGATTGCTTATGCTCAAGAGGATATGAAACAACTAATTGCATACTCTTCAATTTCTCATATGGGAATTATAACTATTGGAGTTTTTGCTTTAAATGTTGAGGGAATTTCTGGAGCTGTTTTTTTGATGATTGGGCATGGTATTGTATCAGGAGCTTTATTTATGTGTGTTGGGCTTTTATATGATAAAACAGGAACAAAACTTATAAAAAATTTTGGAGGACTAGCTAATAATATGCCACTTTTTGCTAGCTTTTACTTAATTGTTCTAATGGCATCTATTGGTCTTCCTTTGACTGTTGGATTTGTAGGAGAGTTCTTATCTATTTTAGGATTTTTTAAATATTCTCCTATTTTAGCCTCAATTACTGTTTTAACAATAGTTTTAAGTGCTATTTATATGCTAAATATGTATAAACAAACTTTTTTTGGAAGATTAAAAAAGATAAATCTTAATTTAAAAGATATTTATGGAAGAGAGCTAGTAGCCTTAGGTTCACTTGTTATTATTATATTATATTTAGGTATTTATCCAAAAATAATTTTAGACCCATTAAATGTCTCTGTTACAAATCATCTTCAAATTATGCAAAATAAAGCTATAAAGATTGAGACAAAAGATAAATTAGATGAACTAAATTCTATAAAAGGAGCACCAAATGAATGA
- the nuoK gene encoding NADH-quinone oxidoreductase subunit NuoK: MSLNYYLILSAILFFIGVFGVIRRKNLLMLFFSTEIMLNAVNIGFVAVSKYYNDLGGQMFAFFIIAVAASEVAIGLGLLILWYKRSGSLNLDDIAKMRG, encoded by the coding sequence ATGAGTTTAAACTACTATTTAATCCTTAGTGCCATTCTATTTTTTATTGGAGTTTTTGGAGTAATTAGAAGAAAAAACCTCTTAATGCTATTTTTCTCAACAGAGATTATGTTAAATGCTGTAAATATTGGTTTTGTAGCAGTTTCAAAGTATTATAATGACCTTGGTGGTCAAATGTTTGCATTTTTTATAATAGCTGTTGCTGCTAGTGAAGTTGCTATTGGGCTTGGACTTTTGATTTTATGGTATAAAAGAAGTGGCTCTTTAAATCTTGATGATATTGCAAAGATGAGAGGTTAA
- a CDS encoding NADH-quinone oxidoreductase subunit J, giving the protein MFEIVAFTIFSILTISMFLITVLTNNTLYALSSLAAGMIFISGFFFLLDAEFLGVVQIVVYSGAVMALYAFGMMFFDTLSEVEEKINNPRLSFFLSGTIALIIVIILIAPVLGQNIEVQNPVNSEVSNSVNIGLTLFTKYLLPFEMAALMLLIAMIGAIVLASKKMNISFSEIEEKQIDKLLKDNEAIKRGEI; this is encoded by the coding sequence ATGTTTGAAATAGTAGCTTTTACAATTTTTTCAATTTTAACAATCTCAATGTTTTTAATAACTGTTTTAACCAACAACACTCTATATGCACTAAGTTCACTTGCAGCTGGAATGATTTTTATTTCAGGATTTTTCTTCTTACTTGATGCAGAGTTTTTAGGAGTTGTTCAAATAGTTGTTTATAGTGGTGCTGTTATGGCTTTATATGCTTTTGGAATGATGTTTTTTGATACTTTAAGTGAAGTTGAAGAGAAAATAAATAATCCACGACTAAGCTTTTTTCTATCAGGAACTATTGCTTTAATTATTGTAATTATTTTAATAGCTCCCGTTTTAGGACAAAATATAGAAGTACAAAATCCAGTAAATAGCGAAGTTTCAAATAGTGTGAATATAGGATTAACCCTATTTACAAAATATCTTTTACCTTTTGAAATGGCAGCTTTAATGCTTTTAATTGCTATGATTGGAGCAATAGTATTAGCAAGTAAAAAGATGAATATCTCATTTTCAGAGATTGAGGAGAAACAAATTGATAAACTATTAAAAGATAATGAAGCTATAAAAAGGGGTGAAATATGA
- the nuoI gene encoding NADH-quinone oxidoreductase subunit NuoI, translating into MNEKDYKIVLEDDYPKSNWDIFKQIVKRSIKGELFIGLKITLGIFYRTLFKNESATVHYPKEKLPLSPRYRAVHKLLRLLESGNERCIGCGLCEKICISKCIKMDTRIDETSRKEVLEYTINMGRCIFCGYCAEVCPELAIVHGQRYENASEQRAHFTLKEDILTPKDSIKWQIEYDGFGSVSKDADKKIKKTPLSY; encoded by the coding sequence ATGAACGAAAAAGATTATAAAATAGTTTTAGAAGATGATTATCCTAAATCAAATTGGGATATTTTCAAACAAATTGTAAAAAGATCAATTAAAGGAGAGCTTTTTATTGGGCTTAAGATAACTCTAGGGATATTTTATAGAACACTATTTAAAAATGAGAGTGCAACAGTCCACTATCCAAAAGAGAAACTTCCTCTAAGCCCACGATATAGAGCAGTTCATAAACTTTTAAGGCTACTTGAATCAGGAAATGAGAGATGTATTGGTTGTGGACTTTGTGAAAAAATTTGTATTTCAAAATGTATAAAAATGGATACAAGAATAGATGAAACTTCAAGAAAAGAGGTTTTAGAATATACAATAAATATGGGAAGATGTATTTTTTGTGGATATTGTGCAGAAGTTTGCCCAGAACTTGCTATTGTTCATGGACAAAGATATGAAAATGCAAGTGAACAAAGAGCCCATTTTACACTAAAAGAGGATATTCTAACTCCTAAAGATAGTATAAAATGGCAAATCGAGTATGATGGTTTTGGAAGTGTTTCAAAAGATGCTGACAAAAAAATCAAAAAAACTCCACTATCTTATTAG
- a CDS encoding transglycosylase SLT domain-containing protein, translating to MRFITIFLLLLNFTFANSLNLTKTDLVILNKIKSLTDEPIMKYSLMAIAIKESSVGKNIANFSSNDFGLFQSNIKTVLSRQYINDTPANRKYFALKLINDVGFATANAIIELEYWRSVHKDNWVKIWSSYNTGFSYKSDTGYLYAKSILEIIKKLKNEYKL from the coding sequence ATGAGATTTATAACTATATTTTTACTCTTACTAAATTTTACTTTTGCAAACTCTTTAAATCTTACAAAAACTGATTTAGTGATTTTAAATAAGATTAAATCTTTAACGGATGAACCAATTATGAAATACTCTTTAATGGCAATAGCTATAAAAGAGTCAAGTGTAGGCAAAAATATAGCAAATTTTAGTAGTAACGATTTTGGACTTTTTCAATCAAATATAAAAACTGTTTTAAGTAGACAATATATAAATGATACTCCAGCAAATAGAAAATACTTTGCTTTAAAACTTATTAATGATGTTGGTTTTGCAACTGCAAATGCAATTATAGAGTTAGAGTATTGGAGAAGTGTACATAAAGATAATTGGGTTAAAATTTGGTCAAGTTATAATACTGGTTTTTCATATAAAAGTGACACTGGTTATCTTTATGCAAAATCTATCTTAGAAATTATAAAAAAACTAAAAAATGAGTATAAATTATAA